In the Devosia sp. SL43 genome, one interval contains:
- a CDS encoding DUF1214 domain-containing protein, translated as MRFVFYLLMMIAVALTVGFGLSYYALTDGRLFGAAQVGPWTAWPDVGASAPNPYTRGHLAREASLQLGQAEGLQFTATIDSDGQPLTRNCSYSIEGKTPLATLWTLVAVDAQGVNLAAPDTEPSIRSTGIARANDGSVDIKVGTRLMPGNWLELVGDGPFVLELTLYDTAVFSGFSSDESMPAILRGDCT; from the coding sequence GTGCGCTTCGTCTTCTACCTGTTGATGATGATCGCCGTGGCGCTGACGGTAGGGTTTGGCCTGAGCTACTACGCCCTCACCGACGGTCGCCTCTTTGGCGCCGCCCAGGTCGGGCCCTGGACCGCCTGGCCCGATGTGGGTGCGTCGGCGCCCAATCCCTATACGCGCGGTCATCTTGCCCGTGAGGCCTCGTTGCAGCTTGGCCAGGCTGAGGGCCTGCAGTTTACCGCGACTATCGACAGTGACGGCCAGCCGCTGACCCGCAATTGCAGCTACAGCATCGAGGGCAAGACGCCGCTGGCCACGCTCTGGACCTTGGTCGCAGTGGATGCCCAGGGCGTCAACCTGGCCGCCCCTGACACCGAGCCCTCCATTCGCTCTACCGGCATCGCTCGCGCCAATGATGGTTCGGTGGATATCAAAGTAGGGACGCGCCTGATGCCTGGCAACTGGCTCGAACTGGTTGGCGACGGTCCCTTTGTTCTTGAGCTAACACTCTACGACACCGCCGTGTTCTCTGGCTTTTCCAGCGACGAATCCATGCCTGCCATCCTGCGGGGTGACTGCACATGA
- a CDS encoding acyltransferase family protein, giving the protein MRQKFLTIQYLRGLAAILVLASHALLYPLVGEHLAYGRLGWLGVILFFVISGFIMVAVTGDGKFAALDFLRRRFVRIVPMYWAATLLAASLALFAPQLFKTTVYDGAELVMSLLFIPFYNPVSEGIHPLYKLGWTLNYEVFFYICFALLAFLGAGARVVWLTVAFTALAVIGAVFSPEPAVPQFYTSFMPLAFCAGAWLGLATLRGRLGALPHKVVYAALIIGLAALVEGFAFDRGIVEDGFAFVGFVTFASALVLLAVRFEPVLPRIALLERIGDASYSIYLVHIYEVAILAGVAFKLLDPANIWADYFVAIISIAGGTVAGLIMYSLVEKPVLRFFSSIFLPKPTPKRTAAPAE; this is encoded by the coding sequence ATGCGTCAGAAGTTCCTCACAATTCAGTATTTGCGCGGCCTTGCGGCTATTCTAGTCCTGGCCTCGCATGCGCTGCTGTATCCTCTGGTGGGCGAGCACCTGGCCTATGGTCGGCTCGGTTGGTTGGGAGTCATCCTGTTCTTCGTGATTTCCGGCTTCATCATGGTGGCCGTGACCGGCGACGGGAAGTTCGCTGCACTGGACTTCCTGCGGCGACGCTTCGTCCGCATCGTGCCCATGTATTGGGCGGCAACGTTGCTGGCTGCTTCACTGGCGCTGTTTGCACCGCAACTGTTCAAGACGACAGTCTACGACGGAGCAGAGCTGGTGATGTCGCTGCTGTTCATCCCGTTCTACAATCCCGTCAGCGAGGGCATTCATCCACTCTACAAGCTTGGCTGGACGCTCAACTACGAGGTCTTCTTCTATATCTGCTTCGCGCTACTGGCATTCCTTGGCGCGGGCGCTCGGGTGGTCTGGCTGACAGTCGCCTTTACCGCACTAGCGGTGATCGGTGCCGTCTTTTCGCCGGAACCGGCCGTTCCGCAGTTCTACACTTCCTTCATGCCGCTGGCTTTTTGCGCCGGTGCTTGGCTCGGATTGGCGACATTGCGCGGACGCCTCGGCGCGTTGCCGCACAAGGTCGTCTATGCTGCTCTGATCATTGGCCTTGCGGCGCTGGTCGAGGGCTTTGCGTTTGACCGGGGCATAGTCGAAGACGGCTTCGCCTTTGTCGGTTTCGTCACCTTTGCCTCGGCCCTGGTGCTGCTGGCGGTCCGCTTCGAGCCGGTATTGCCGCGGATTGCTCTGCTCGAACGCATCGGCGACGCCTCCTATTCGATCTATCTCGTGCATATCTACGAAGTGGCGATCCTGGCCGGCGTTGCCTTCAAGCTGCTCGACCCGGCAAATATTTGGGCCGACTATTTTGTCGCCATCATATCGATCGCCGGTGGCACCGTGGCTGGGCTGATCATGTATTCGCTCGTAGAGAAGCCGGTGCTGCGCTTCTTTAGCAGCATATTTCTACCCAAGCCTACGCCCAAGCGGACGGCAGCGCCGGCAGAATAG
- a CDS encoding SufE family protein, whose amino-acid sequence MTEPAAFHDIAENLSFLDDWEDRLNYVIELGQALPTMDDADKTAENKVKGCVSNVWLVSSVDRSTGQPVMDFRGQSDAIITKGLVAILLALYSGRPAAEVAATDAVAWFGKVGLSEHLGMQRSNGLVAMVNRIRAEGKALS is encoded by the coding sequence ATGACCGAGCCAGCCGCCTTTCACGACATTGCCGAAAACCTCTCCTTCCTCGACGACTGGGAAGATCGGCTGAACTACGTCATTGAGCTGGGACAGGCGCTGCCGACAATGGACGATGCCGACAAGACCGCTGAGAACAAGGTCAAGGGCTGCGTATCCAATGTCTGGCTGGTTTCCAGCGTCGACCGCAGTACAGGCCAACCTGTGATGGACTTCAGGGGCCAATCGGACGCCATTATCACCAAGGGCCTCGTCGCGATCCTGCTGGCGCTCTATTCGGGCCGGCCAGCCGCAGAGGTCGCCGCGACCGACGCCGTCGCCTGGTTCGGCAAGGTGGGATTGAGTGAGCATCTTGGCATGCAGCGCTCCAACGGCCTCGTCGCCATGGTCAACCGCATCCGCGCCGAAGGCAAGGCGCTGAGCTGA
- a CDS encoding transglycosylase domain-containing protein encodes MLAADAWLDSSLYEFWQWLGRGYTRFQDFMSIFHVTGIKRFFVEIISDGFSFFAIGCVLMVALALPAFDATATGEFNEAENYSVVFLDRFGTEIGRRGIRSDDSVPLADMPDYLIKATLATEDRRFYDHFGIDVVGTLRALVTNASGERSTQGGSSITQQLAKNLFLSSERTLERKIIEAFLAVWLEWHYSKDDILKLYFDRAYMGGGNFGVVAAADYYFGKKVQDISLAEAAMMAGLFKAPGNYAPHVDLAAARGRANLVLSNMVASGFLTEGQVTAARRHPASAIDRIQDANSPNYFLDWAFEESKKIIVATQHASNNFVVRTTIDNTLQKYAEEAVISTVREGAEQYDVEQAAMVVTDTNGAVRAMVGGMDYAKSQFNRAIVSTRQPGSAYKIFVYSEAFEQLGLTPADVITDRPVCIGDWCPQNYGRSYKGSVTLASAFAQSLNTVPVTLSIKTGRDTIAALSHRMGLTADYPVTRSLALGVASVSVLDMTSSYAVLANHGYKTPAYGITRMTTLNGELVYELDPTAPKERLLSETTVANMNSMLRGVVTGGTGRRADIPGVPSVGKSGTTSSYRDAWFCGFTGNYVAAVWFGNDDYHPTNNLTGGTLPAVAWQKFMAYAHTNIDVLPVFGVDFVPEQTVVAETDPAAVEETIAERPPNLTPGAARKLVVLADLFNATLNAGGITTEARAAVPMATEGL; translated from the coding sequence ATGCTGGCGGCTGACGCGTGGCTCGATTCCTCGCTCTACGAGTTCTGGCAGTGGCTCGGGCGCGGCTACACGCGATTCCAGGACTTCATGTCCATCTTCCACGTCACCGGCATCAAACGCTTTTTCGTCGAAATCATCTCCGACGGCTTCTCCTTCTTCGCCATCGGCTGCGTCCTCATGGTGGCCCTGGCCCTCCCCGCCTTCGACGCGACGGCGACCGGCGAGTTCAACGAGGCCGAGAACTATTCCGTTGTTTTCCTTGATCGTTTTGGCACTGAGATCGGGCGCCGCGGTATCCGCTCGGACGATTCCGTGCCGCTCGCGGACATGCCGGACTACCTGATCAAGGCCACACTGGCGACCGAAGACCGGCGTTTCTACGACCATTTCGGCATCGACGTGGTCGGCACCCTGCGCGCGCTCGTCACCAACGCCTCGGGCGAACGCAGCACGCAGGGCGGCTCGTCCATCACCCAGCAGCTGGCCAAAAACCTGTTCCTCAGCTCCGAGCGCACCCTCGAGCGCAAGATCATCGAGGCCTTCCTCGCCGTCTGGCTCGAGTGGCACTATAGCAAGGACGACATCCTCAAGCTCTATTTTGACCGCGCCTATATGGGCGGCGGCAATTTCGGCGTCGTCGCTGCGGCGGACTACTATTTCGGCAAGAAGGTGCAGGACATCTCGCTTGCCGAAGCCGCCATGATGGCTGGCCTGTTCAAGGCGCCCGGCAACTATGCCCCGCATGTCGATCTCGCCGCCGCGCGCGGCCGCGCTAATCTGGTTTTGTCCAATATGGTCGCCTCAGGTTTCCTGACCGAAGGCCAAGTGACGGCGGCGCGGCGCCACCCTGCTTCGGCCATTGATCGTATCCAGGACGCCAATTCGCCCAACTACTTCCTCGACTGGGCCTTCGAGGAATCCAAGAAGATCATTGTGGCCACTCAGCACGCCTCGAACAATTTCGTGGTCCGCACCACCATCGACAATACGCTGCAGAAATATGCCGAAGAGGCGGTCATCTCCACGGTGCGCGAGGGGGCCGAGCAGTATGATGTCGAGCAGGCCGCCATGGTGGTCACCGATACCAACGGCGCCGTTCGCGCCATGGTTGGCGGCATGGACTATGCCAAGAGCCAATTCAACCGCGCCATCGTCTCTACCCGCCAACCGGGCTCAGCCTACAAAATCTTCGTCTATTCCGAGGCGTTCGAGCAGTTAGGGCTTACGCCCGCCGACGTTATCACCGACCGCCCGGTCTGCATCGGTGACTGGTGCCCGCAGAACTACGGCCGCAGCTACAAGGGCTCGGTCACGCTGGCCAGTGCCTTCGCCCAGTCCCTCAATACGGTGCCGGTGACGCTGTCGATCAAGACCGGTCGCGACACCATTGCGGCGCTCAGCCACCGTATGGGTCTCACTGCCGACTACCCCGTCACCCGCTCGCTGGCCCTGGGCGTCGCCTCTGTGTCAGTGCTCGACATGACCTCGTCCTATGCCGTCCTCGCCAACCACGGCTACAAGACGCCTGCCTATGGCATCACGCGCATGACGACGCTCAATGGCGAACTGGTCTATGAACTCGACCCCACTGCGCCCAAGGAGCGACTGCTCAGCGAAACCACCGTGGCCAACATGAACTCCATGCTGCGCGGCGTGGTTACCGGTGGCACCGGGCGCCGCGCCGATATTCCCGGCGTACCCTCTGTCGGCAAGTCGGGCACCACCTCGTCCTATCGCGACGCCTGGTTCTGCGGCTTCACCGGCAACTATGTTGCTGCGGTGTGGTTCGGCAATGACGACTACCACCCAACCAACAACCTGACGGGGGGCACACTGCCCGCGGTGGCCTGGCAGAAGTTCATGGCCTACGCCCACACCAACATCGATGTGCTACCGGTCTTCGGCGTCGACTTCGTCCCCGAACAAACTGTCGTCGCCGAAACCGATCCGGCCGCCGTCGAGGAAACCATCGCCGAGCGCCCGCCGAACCTTACACCGGGAGCGGCACGTAAACTCGTCGTCCTCGCCGACCTGTTCAACGCCACACTCAATGCCGGCGGCATCACAACCGAGGCCCGCGCGGCAGTGCCGATGGCGACAGAGGGCTTGTAA
- a CDS encoding PAS domain-containing sensor histidine kinase codes for MRSLFSFGASKEMSLAIAGTGHRPEMLRRKTLANNSRIAIIVSALMMPLAVYWLVTAAILPIVLAAIGLGSGMVTLALHQRQRFEDAAAGQVYTMLALGLLLTLADSQFGDAGLAIALMAPVLASLLGRQTLRRQSWMMLVGVLALGTLASTFVVPTIPLPSHILLATAGVTFIASVGVVIHTANRINAAYEVYDKAQVTAYRHLIEHVQDAVIRFSSDGEVLLASRSSETLFGCRRYELTGSGLGERLHVLDRPIYLTAFADANQGGKSRVIEVRMRQDDPRSASSVPHFIWVEISLSPVIDADPSTIRYEVVALLRDITDRKDNEVAMAEARRVAEEASIAKSRFLATIGHELRTPLNAVVGFSEMMTSGIGGELSTTHREYAGLIHQSGKHLLEVVRMLLDMSKIEAGKFELQTEPFLVQDIIEPCFHMVESLAKERGVHLVPEIGKALPMLIGDERACRQVLLNLLSNAIKFSHPGGTVTVTLKRQGQSVNLSVSDRGVGMAPESLKRIGEPFFQAEDGLARRYEGTGLGLSIVKGLVDLHDGTLRAMSEIGAGTTMTVLLPINGPAIKTDETATVTPLRREPAAAPDTPWQVEKRKAQ; via the coding sequence ATGCGTAGCCTGTTCTCTTTCGGCGCAAGCAAAGAGATGAGTCTGGCCATTGCCGGCACCGGCCATCGGCCGGAAATGCTGCGCCGCAAGACGCTCGCCAACAATTCCCGAATCGCCATCATCGTCAGCGCGCTGATGATGCCGCTGGCCGTCTACTGGCTGGTGACAGCCGCGATACTTCCCATCGTTCTGGCCGCTATCGGCCTGGGCAGTGGCATGGTCACGCTTGCTCTGCACCAGCGTCAGCGTTTTGAAGACGCTGCGGCCGGGCAGGTCTATACCATGCTGGCCTTGGGTTTGCTGTTGACCCTGGCCGACAGTCAATTCGGCGACGCCGGCCTTGCTATCGCGCTGATGGCACCGGTACTGGCATCGCTGCTGGGCCGGCAGACCCTGCGTCGTCAGAGCTGGATGATGCTGGTGGGCGTACTTGCCCTGGGCACACTAGCGTCCACTTTTGTCGTGCCGACAATTCCTCTGCCTAGCCACATTCTTTTGGCAACTGCTGGCGTCACCTTCATCGCCTCCGTTGGCGTTGTCATCCATACCGCCAATCGCATCAATGCGGCCTATGAGGTCTACGACAAGGCCCAGGTCACCGCCTATCGGCACCTGATCGAACATGTGCAGGATGCGGTGATCCGCTTTTCCAGCGATGGCGAAGTGCTGCTCGCCTCGCGCTCCTCCGAAACCCTGTTCGGCTGCCGTCGCTATGAACTCACCGGTAGCGGTCTGGGTGAGCGGCTGCATGTACTCGACCGTCCCATATACCTGACCGCCTTTGCTGACGCCAACCAGGGCGGCAAGTCGCGGGTCATCGAAGTGCGCATGCGTCAGGACGACCCGCGTTCGGCCTCCAGCGTACCCCACTTCATCTGGGTCGAAATCAGCCTGTCCCCTGTGATCGATGCCGACCCTTCCACAATTCGGTACGAGGTTGTCGCCCTGTTGCGCGACATTACCGACCGCAAGGACAACGAAGTCGCCATGGCCGAGGCCCGGCGCGTTGCCGAGGAGGCGTCGATTGCCAAGTCGCGATTCCTCGCCACCATTGGTCACGAGTTGCGGACCCCGCTCAATGCCGTCGTTGGCTTCTCCGAAATGATGACATCAGGCATCGGCGGCGAGCTGTCGACGACGCATCGCGAATATGCCGGTTTGATCCACCAGAGCGGCAAGCATCTGCTTGAGGTCGTGCGCATGCTGCTCGATATGTCCAAGATCGAGGCGGGCAAGTTCGAGCTGCAGACCGAGCCATTCCTGGTGCAGGACATCATTGAACCATGCTTCCACATGGTAGAGTCCTTGGCCAAGGAGCGCGGTGTTCACCTCGTCCCCGAGATCGGCAAGGCCCTGCCCATGCTGATCGGCGACGAGCGTGCCTGCCGCCAGGTGCTGCTCAACCTGCTGTCCAATGCCATCAAGTTCAGCCATCCGGGTGGTACCGTGACGGTTACCCTCAAGCGGCAGGGTCAGAGCGTCAACCTGTCGGTCAGCGACCGCGGCGTCGGCATGGCCCCAGAATCACTCAAACGCATCGGCGAGCCATTCTTCCAGGCAGAGGATGGCCTGGCGCGGCGCTATGAGGGCACCGGCCTTGGCCTGTCCATCGTCAAGGGGCTGGTGGACCTGCATGATGGCACGTTGCGTGCCATGTCCGAAATTGGGGCAGGGACAACCATGACTGTCTTGCTGCCTATAAACGGTCCAGCAATAAAGACCGACGAAACTGCAACCGTGACACCCCTCCGTAGAGAGCCAGCCGCCGCTCCTGATACCCCATGGCAAGTCGAAAAAAGAAAAGCGCAATGA
- a CDS encoding DUF6456 domain-containing protein encodes MSTDDTVVLRLASGRDGEGQPFLLPHHLLAAGRLERLIERSHLAPRVTISYDTARVGGGDRSGNSAAEATDTAAQARQKLNQLARTIPPDCWGVMIDVCAFGKGLQLVETERRWPRRSAKLVLRIALEQLAHQLGLTPQAQGVEQGQTRSWLPERLPIIAGSEP; translated from the coding sequence ATGTCCACTGATGACACTGTCGTGTTGCGCCTGGCGAGCGGTCGCGATGGCGAGGGGCAACCTTTCCTGCTTCCGCACCATCTGCTCGCAGCAGGGCGTTTGGAAAGGCTCATCGAACGATCGCACCTGGCACCTCGTGTGACCATCTCCTACGACACGGCGCGGGTTGGTGGCGGCGACCGCTCGGGCAATAGTGCCGCAGAAGCGACCGACACGGCCGCCCAGGCGCGCCAGAAACTCAATCAGTTGGCGCGGACCATCCCGCCTGATTGTTGGGGCGTGATGATCGATGTCTGTGCGTTCGGCAAGGGTCTGCAGTTGGTGGAGACCGAGAGGCGCTGGCCGCGTCGTAGTGCCAAGCTGGTCCTGCGCATCGCGCTTGAACAATTGGCGCATCAGCTTGGATTGACGCCACAGGCGCAAGGCGTCGAGCAGGGGCAGACGCGTTCGTGGCTGCCCGAACGATTGCCGATCATCGCTGGAAGCGAACCTTAA
- a CDS encoding peptidoglycan-binding domain-containing protein, whose amino-acid sequence MTATTFTRLPLAAGSAVATSLGRAGLWAFSHYMRAPLASTGLMAMVTLTALAGSNALYFQTARHPAPFFAPAGDVPVPVAQPADAPVLAPIPAERTAVVAPAASAVVTTDTTGSVASGPQAIPNAPVGNTQAFEVQKKLTELGLFNGKVDGFYGPMTATAIRAFEQRNGMEPTGALTPDVIEAILRADASGMIPVTQQAAVVQPQPAPVTVQPAPVQQAVVVAPQPQVAARLPELTPVDNAVDAVGNAAAQTIDSIVAAVGGARATPVSQGVAPTPALPMMATTAQPMPAPVQVASLEPMAAPQPVTAVQPNPVPDQVMAATTVAPANNVQLVSQIQRGLASLGFYHGSIDGHPGDATAKAIREFENFHSYRVTGEVKPDLVGLLRQAGASI is encoded by the coding sequence ATGACGGCAACCACTTTCACGCGCCTGCCCCTCGCGGCGGGTAGTGCCGTTGCGACCTCACTGGGTCGTGCCGGTCTTTGGGCGTTCTCCCACTATATGCGCGCGCCACTTGCCTCGACCGGCCTGATGGCGATGGTGACGCTGACGGCTCTGGCCGGCAGCAATGCCCTCTATTTCCAGACGGCTCGCCATCCCGCGCCGTTCTTCGCGCCAGCGGGCGATGTGCCCGTGCCGGTCGCTCAACCCGCGGATGCGCCTGTGCTGGCGCCAATCCCCGCCGAGCGGACTGCCGTCGTTGCACCCGCCGCGTCGGCTGTCGTAACCACCGACACCACCGGCAGTGTCGCCTCGGGTCCGCAGGCGATACCCAACGCGCCGGTCGGCAACACGCAGGCCTTCGAAGTGCAGAAGAAGCTGACCGAACTTGGTCTGTTCAATGGCAAGGTCGATGGCTTTTACGGCCCGATGACCGCCACTGCGATTCGCGCCTTCGAGCAGCGCAATGGCATGGAGCCGACAGGGGCGCTGACCCCCGACGTGATCGAAGCCATTCTGCGCGCTGACGCTTCGGGAATGATTCCGGTAACGCAGCAGGCAGCTGTCGTTCAGCCACAACCCGCGCCCGTGACGGTGCAGCCGGCGCCGGTCCAACAGGCTGTCGTCGTGGCACCGCAACCGCAAGTTGCGGCGCGACTGCCGGAACTGACCCCGGTGGACAACGCCGTCGATGCTGTGGGCAATGCTGCGGCGCAGACCATCGATTCGATCGTTGCTGCCGTCGGTGGCGCACGTGCGACTCCCGTGTCGCAAGGCGTGGCGCCAACGCCTGCCTTGCCGATGATGGCGACGACCGCCCAGCCCATGCCAGCACCGGTGCAGGTCGCCTCGCTCGAACCCATGGCCGCGCCGCAGCCGGTGACGGCCGTGCAGCCCAACCCGGTGCCCGATCAGGTGATGGCGGCGACCACGGTAGCGCCGGCTAACAACGTCCAACTGGTCAGCCAGATCCAGCGTGGCCTGGCAAGCCTTGGCTTCTATCACGGCTCGATTGACGGGCATCCGGGTGATGCCACAGCCAAGGCCATCCGCGAGTTCGAGAACTTCCACAGCTACCGGGTGACCGGCGAGGTCAAGCCGGACCTGGTGGGTCTGCTGCGCCAAGCCGGCGCTTCGATCTAG
- a CDS encoding DUF2336 domain-containing protein: MLGFQPYETFQLLIETGGVDRTNTLLIAACDAYARRGKPTPPEMEQFEALASRLFPIAGPQAKAKGAAILGRAEMLSPTLEQLVVENIGEDLNTFLSGAAELSEQTMLDIIARYDVPSASTIAARADLSNVVLAKLFQMNSRKVYRALASNTAIVPRGAYLSALARSAQMDHMVAESLAKRDDFDAALLAPAFFDLSDIDRVKVIQAFAHRETPVAPIRKTIEQLTVANAELTKALMKLFSENRRPEVTRLLSQITGLDEVRCGQIAHDVTGASLFVILRAFGCSAYDGLKVLIHATSHDSERSRALADFATLFGNVTPESMAYLMSAWRGEVNLLELAKPEYKSFTETSRRTPSMSPAHNPVVEQAIEALARIGIKRAS, encoded by the coding sequence ATGCTTGGTTTTCAGCCTTACGAGACGTTTCAACTGCTGATCGAGACCGGCGGCGTCGACCGCACCAACACCTTGCTCATCGCGGCGTGCGACGCCTATGCTCGCCGGGGCAAGCCGACCCCTCCCGAAATGGAACAGTTCGAGGCTCTTGCCAGTCGCCTCTTTCCTATTGCCGGGCCGCAGGCGAAGGCCAAAGGTGCGGCCATTCTCGGTCGTGCGGAAATGTTGTCCCCGACTCTGGAGCAGCTGGTCGTCGAGAATATCGGCGAAGACCTCAACACCTTCCTGTCCGGCGCCGCTGAGTTGTCCGAGCAGACCATGCTCGATATCATTGCCCGCTACGACGTCCCGTCCGCCTCGACCATTGCCGCCCGCGCCGACCTGTCCAATGTCGTTCTGGCCAAGCTGTTCCAGATGAATTCGCGTAAGGTTTACCGCGCCCTGGCCTCCAACACCGCCATCGTGCCACGCGGCGCCTATCTCAGCGCCCTTGCCCGTTCGGCGCAGATGGACCACATGGTCGCCGAGTCGCTGGCCAAGCGGGACGACTTCGACGCCGCTCTGCTGGCCCCGGCTTTCTTCGACTTATCCGACATCGACAGGGTCAAGGTGATCCAGGCCTTTGCCCATCGCGAAACACCGGTCGCGCCGATCCGCAAGACCATCGAGCAGCTTACCGTCGCCAATGCGGAATTGACCAAGGCCCTGATGAAGCTGTTCTCGGAGAACCGCCGCCCGGAAGTCACGCGCCTGCTCAGCCAGATCACCGGCCTCGACGAAGTGCGCTGCGGCCAGATCGCCCACGACGTGACGGGCGCTTCGCTCTTCGTCATCCTACGCGCCTTCGGCTGCAGTGCCTATGACGGGCTCAAAGTGTTGATCCACGCCACCAGCCACGACAGCGAACGCTCGCGCGCGCTGGCCGACTTTGCCACGCTCTTTGGCAATGTGACGCCAGAATCAATGGCTTACCTGATGAGCGCCTGGCGCGGAGAGGTGAACCTGCTCGAACTGGCCAAGCCGGAATACAAGTCCTTCACCGAAACCAGCCGCCGCACGCCGAGCATGTCGCCAGCCCACAATCCGGTGGTGGAACAGGCGATTGAGGCCCTGGCCCGCATCGGCATCAAACGCGCCAGCTGA
- a CDS encoding DUF1491 family protein, with product MSLLRSDIWVSAFVRRHNDLGNMCVVSRRGDPIAGQVFIEVDHLDRTLSLFTPAPMASRKDDASLVFQRRFNRVEPDKVRERIAREIEFDPDLWVVSVDLRGEDPGIEIVI from the coding sequence GTGAGCCTGCTGCGCAGCGACATCTGGGTGAGCGCCTTCGTCAGGCGCCACAACGATCTCGGAAATATGTGCGTGGTGTCGAGGCGCGGCGATCCGATTGCCGGGCAGGTGTTCATCGAAGTCGACCACCTGGACCGTACGCTTTCGCTGTTTACCCCCGCGCCTATGGCTAGCCGCAAGGATGATGCCAGTCTGGTATTTCAGCGCCGCTTCAACCGCGTTGAACCAGACAAGGTACGTGAGCGCATTGCCCGGGAGATCGAGTTTGACCCAGATCTATGGGTGGTGAGTGTCGATCTTCGCGGCGAAGATCCAGGGATCGAAATCGTGATCTGA
- a CDS encoding YcgN family cysteine cluster protein, translating to MAFWDEKTLEEMTDAEWEALCDGCGRCCLIKLEDEDTGILITSDVRCRLLDGDSCACTDYPGRQAKVPDCIKLTPQNVTEIKWIPTTCAYRRIAEGKGLAWWHPLISGDPQTVIDVGVSVKGRTFGEDEVEPDTWEEHAVDWPEWEPPERL from the coding sequence ATGGCCTTCTGGGACGAAAAAACGCTTGAGGAGATGACCGACGCGGAGTGGGAAGCCCTCTGCGATGGTTGCGGCCGTTGTTGCTTGATCAAACTGGAGGACGAGGATACCGGCATCCTGATCACCTCCGACGTCCGCTGCCGGCTGCTCGATGGCGATAGCTGCGCCTGCACCGATTATCCCGGCCGCCAGGCCAAGGTGCCTGACTGCATCAAGCTGACGCCGCAGAACGTGACCGAGATCAAGTGGATCCCCACCACCTGCGCCTATCGCCGCATCGCTGAGGGCAAGGGGCTGGCCTGGTGGCACCCGCTGATCTCGGGCGACCCGCAGACGGTGATCGATGTGGGCGTGTCGGTAAAGGGTCGGACGTTCGGCGAGGACGAAGTCGAGCCCGATACGTGGGAAGAGCACGCAGTGGACTGGCCCGAATGGGAGCCGCCGGAGCGGCTCTAA
- a CDS encoding DUF1254 domain-containing protein, whose translation MTRFLLWLLGGVVLGGIIHIIVILTLPRLADETVLTRIAAFDAANRMVILPQVEAGQPNPLSLDPDLIYGLCVIDLASGPAYLSGVLPDAFWSVALYNEAGIVIYSTTNRDGIGQILELGIFNAAQTRLLAQQQLDVAEGLLVVESASNKLFAVVKLIPPHQAMRQRFAQELSEASCGTRG comes from the coding sequence ATGACGCGCTTCCTGCTCTGGCTGCTGGGTGGCGTGGTTCTGGGCGGCATCATCCACATTATCGTCATCCTCACCCTGCCCCGGCTGGCCGACGAGACCGTCCTGACGCGCATTGCCGCCTTCGACGCCGCCAACCGCATGGTCATCCTGCCCCAGGTCGAAGCCGGCCAGCCCAATCCGCTGAGCCTTGATCCCGACCTCATCTACGGCCTTTGCGTCATCGATCTCGCCAGTGGGCCTGCTTATCTCAGCGGTGTGCTGCCCGACGCCTTCTGGTCGGTTGCCCTCTACAACGAAGCCGGCATTGTAATCTACTCGACGACCAATCGGGACGGCATCGGCCAGATCCTCGAGCTCGGCATATTCAATGCCGCACAAACGCGCCTCCTGGCCCAGCAGCAACTCGACGTAGCGGAAGGGCTGCTGGTCGTGGAATCGGCGTCCAACAAGCTGTTCGCTGTGGTGAAGCTCATTCCACCACATCAGGCGATGCGGCAGCGCTTCGCGCAAGAATTGTCCGAGGCGAGTTGCGGGACCAGGGGATAG